The proteins below come from a single Cylindrospermopsis raciborskii Cr2010 genomic window:
- a CDS encoding CP12 domain-containing protein, translating into MLKAADVMTKDVATIRSSATVKEAVDLMKARDWRALIVDRRHGQDAYGIVTESDIIYKVIAYGKETNKVRVYEIMTKPCIVVNPELGLEYVAKLFAQYNLHHAPVISGELMGIISLTDILVGSVTLEKPHTILLEQQLQDEIRKARIVCSNKGINSPECAAAWDVIEEMQAEIAHQRVEKPAKTAFEEFCGEFPEFPESRMYDL; encoded by the coding sequence ATGTTAAAAGCAGCAGATGTCATGACCAAAGATGTGGCGACAATTCGCAGTTCTGCTACCGTAAAAGAAGCTGTTGATTTAATGAAAGCTAGAGATTGGCGAGCATTAATAGTGGATCGTCGTCATGGACAAGACGCTTACGGAATAGTCACGGAAAGCGACATAATTTATAAAGTTATAGCTTATGGCAAAGAAACAAATAAAGTCCGTGTTTATGAAATAATGACTAAACCTTGTATAGTGGTTAATCCAGAACTGGGTTTAGAATATGTAGCCAAATTATTTGCTCAATATAATCTCCACCATGCTCCAGTGATTAGTGGTGAATTAATGGGAATAATCTCATTGACAGATATTTTGGTAGGAAGTGTTACCCTAGAAAAACCCCATACAATTCTTTTGGAACAGCAATTACAAGATGAAATCAGAAAAGCGCGAATTGTTTGTAGTAATAAAGGTATTAACTCACCCGAATGTGCAGCTGCTTGGGATGTAATAGAGGAAATGCAAGCTGAAATTGCCCATCAAAGGGTTGAGAAACCTGCAAAAACAGCATTTGAAGAATTTTGTGGTGAGTTTCCAGAGTTTCCAGAAAGTAGAATGTACGATTTATAA
- a CDS encoding Ni/Fe hydrogenase subunit alpha: MKKIVIDPVTRIEGHAKISIYLDDEGHVDDARFHVTEFRGFEKFCVGRPFPEMPGITARICGICPVSHLLASAKTGDKILSVTIPEVATKLRRLMNLGQIIQSHALSFFHLSAPDLLLGMDSEPAKRNIFGLIGTDPELARGGIRLRQFGQEIIELLGGKKIHPAWAVPGGVSDPLTSENRTHIQNRIPEAKATVLNAIGLFKNLLDNYQKEAQTFGNFPSLFMGLVTAQGLWETYDGHLRFVDSGGNIVADKLDVDNYHEFIGEAVQEDSYLKSPYYRPLGYPDGKDHCRLDSGMYRVGPLARLNICSQIGTPLADQELREFRSYGSGTVKSSFFYHYARLIEILASIEHIEILLDDPDILSTRLRAAAGINRLEAVGVSEAPRGTLFHHYRIDENGLMQKVNLIIATGQNNLAMNRTVAQIARHFIQGSQVQEGMLNRVEAGIRAFDPCLSCSTHAFGKMPLVIDLVDRNGNVVNQVCRN; this comes from the coding sequence ATGAAAAAAATAGTTATTGATCCTGTTACCCGCATTGAAGGACACGCCAAAATTAGTATTTATCTCGACGATGAAGGTCATGTAGATGATGCACGGTTTCACGTAACAGAATTTCGCGGATTTGAAAAGTTTTGTGTTGGTCGTCCTTTTCCAGAAATGCCAGGAATTACAGCTAGAATTTGTGGAATTTGTCCCGTAAGTCATTTATTAGCATCGGCAAAAACGGGGGATAAAATCTTGTCTGTCACTATTCCGGAAGTGGCAACAAAATTACGTCGTCTCATGAATCTAGGACAAATAATTCAATCCCACGCATTGAGTTTCTTTCACCTCAGTGCCCCAGATTTATTATTAGGTATGGATAGTGAACCAGCCAAACGAAATATTTTTGGTTTAATTGGCACCGATCCCGAATTAGCTAGGGGTGGAATTCGATTACGACAATTTGGACAAGAAATTATTGAATTATTAGGGGGCAAAAAAATCCATCCCGCTTGGGCCGTCCCTGGTGGTGTTAGTGACCCTCTCACATCGGAAAATCGTACCCACATACAAAACCGCATTCCCGAAGCTAAAGCTACGGTTCTTAATGCTATAGGGTTATTTAAAAACTTGCTAGACAACTATCAAAAAGAAGCCCAAACCTTTGGCAATTTTCCCAGTTTATTTATGGGATTAGTAACTGCTCAAGGTTTGTGGGAGACCTACGATGGTCATTTACGTTTTGTAGACAGTGGGGGAAATATTGTTGCTGATAAATTAGACGTGGATAATTATCATGAATTTATCGGTGAAGCAGTGCAAGAAGACTCCTATTTGAAATCTCCCTATTATCGTCCTTTAGGTTATCCCGATGGCAAAGATCATTGTCGTTTAGATAGTGGAATGTATCGGGTTGGACCTCTAGCTAGATTGAATATTTGTAGTCAAATTGGCACTCCATTAGCAGATCAGGAACTACGGGAATTTCGCAGTTATGGTAGTGGAACTGTGAAATCTTCTTTCTTTTATCATTATGCGCGGTTAATTGAAATTTTGGCTTCTATTGAACACATAGAAATTTTATTGGATGACCCTGATATTTTGTCAACCCGTCTGCGAGCTGCTGCTGGAATTAACCGATTGGAAGCAGTGGGGGTAAGTGAAGCACCAAGGGGAACCTTATTCCATCATTATCGTATTGATGAAAATGGTTTAATGCAGAAGGTGAATTTGATTATTGCTACTGGTCAAAATAATCTGGCAATGAACCGTACAGTTGCTCAAATTGCTCGTCATTTTATCCAGGGTAGTCAAGTTCAAGAGGGAATGTTAAACCGGGTCGAAGCTGGTATCAGGGCATTTGACCCCTGTTTAAGTTGTTCTACTCACGCTTTTGGAAAAATGCCTTTAGTCATAGACTTAGTAGATAGAAATGGTAATGTGGTCAATCAAGTTTGTCGTAATTAG
- the coaE gene encoding dephospho-CoA kinase (Dephospho-CoA kinase (CoaE) performs the final step in coenzyme A biosynthesis.) — protein MTKRLIGLTGGIATGKSTVANYLASVYGLPILDADIYARDAVSESSVILSQITQRYGKEILLTDGNLNRKKLAEIIFNQSPERSWVENLIHPYVRNCFLKTIEESPHDTLVLVIPLLFEAGLENLVNEIWVVYCQGEIQKQRLMSRNDLTEVQAMARINSQLPLEEKVARADVVLDNSSDLESLLRQVDLSIARFH, from the coding sequence ATGACAAAAAGGTTAATTGGTTTAACAGGAGGCATTGCTACGGGCAAAAGTACCGTGGCTAATTATTTAGCAAGTGTATACGGGTTACCCATTTTAGATGCAGATATTTACGCCAGAGATGCAGTGTCCGAGAGTTCGGTCATTCTTAGTCAGATTACTCAACGTTATGGCAAAGAAATTTTGCTTACAGATGGTAATTTAAATCGGAAAAAATTGGCAGAAATTATTTTTAATCAATCCCCTGAACGCTCCTGGGTGGAAAATTTGATTCATCCTTATGTCAGGAATTGTTTTTTAAAAACTATTGAGGAGTCACCGCATGACACCTTAGTTTTGGTGATTCCCCTTTTATTTGAAGCGGGTTTAGAGAATCTAGTTAATGAAATTTGGGTTGTTTATTGTCAAGGTGAAATACAAAAACAACGACTAATGAGTCGCAATGATTTAACGGAAGTACAAGCAATGGCAAGAATTAACAGTCAATTACCATTAGAGGAGAAAGTTGCTCGTGCGGATGTTGTTTTAGATAATTCTTCTGATCTAGAATCTCTGTTGCGCCAAGTGGATCTGAGCATAGCTAGGTTCCACTAA
- a CDS encoding alpha-amylase family glycosyl hydrolase, whose amino-acid sequence MRYFDEYCEVHLDPDIAPYNWVFRTKEKIRIRFGVHLSKHPELGQVVCELNDGQGYSDLDRIIAKTEGLTENGFQMFSVTLPPLGNGGGCKYRLGYIDTDGKEHSSKRSQILLVCDEAPRSLTEISSVFLGLLNNHHVYGPQPSISMTPSPKDWSSRLFYSILIDRFARSKHIVRSPLSLVKYDLSCPHSSHGGTIKGITEHLEYLKSLGVGVIIISPIYVNAPDGYHGYHPIHLLMVDPRLGTLQCLRQMVKKAHELNIAVILDVVNNHIADSINWPEYGGPPGGEFKYIQGDELTVMPFPVEARNTSLFHGPEYTDMVNQRLFGFLEDWRTETNYVRELLLQHLKYWIAETDIDGFRYDAARHIGLDFWQPCVEEISRYAHILGKKEFVQIAEHAGSTHEQVLEYNPAKFSGLIDYPTYYDVKQSFGDGNWLSGLTDYFCGFLQPSYSYYAGWQNNIMFLENQDTNRVFHEFLNRTHSRDQARIRLHFALACLILGPQIPFIYQGTEQEFDGALGLFHDEEKSSYVGHDCYVREDMFDNPSCTWKFGVINRKTFQPYNRNHPTFLLIQKLAHIRWQYKLIINGTRTLLYENHSVLCLLIHHPLEKYSLLAAMNMGSRDIYNHSFKAPNDHGDFPEPNILFGTSGGSIQIVPGEISLQLPAFAFVLAQV is encoded by the coding sequence ATGCGTTATTTTGATGAGTACTGTGAAGTACACTTAGATCCAGATATTGCACCCTATAATTGGGTATTTAGAACAAAAGAAAAAATCCGCATTAGATTTGGTGTTCACCTATCTAAACATCCAGAGCTGGGACAGGTGGTGTGTGAGTTAAATGATGGTCAGGGATATTCTGATTTAGACCGGATAATAGCAAAAACAGAAGGTTTAACTGAAAATGGCTTCCAGATGTTTTCAGTTACCCTTCCACCCCTTGGTAATGGTGGGGGATGTAAGTATAGACTGGGTTATATAGATACTGATGGTAAGGAGCATAGTAGTAAAAGATCGCAAATTTTGTTAGTTTGCGATGAAGCACCCCGCTCCCTAACAGAAATTTCATCTGTATTTTTGGGACTGCTGAATAATCACCATGTTTACGGACCACAACCATCCATATCCATGACACCTAGTCCCAAGGACTGGAGTTCTCGCTTGTTCTATTCTATACTAATTGACAGATTTGCCCGTAGCAAACATATAGTTCGTAGTCCTTTAAGTTTAGTAAAATACGATCTTTCCTGTCCCCATTCTAGTCATGGTGGTACAATAAAAGGTATAACTGAGCATCTAGAATACTTAAAATCCCTAGGTGTAGGAGTAATTATTATTAGTCCCATATATGTCAATGCTCCTGATGGTTACCATGGTTATCATCCTATTCATCTATTAATGGTTGATCCCCGTTTAGGTACACTTCAATGTTTACGTCAAATGGTTAAAAAAGCCCATGAATTAAATATTGCCGTTATTTTAGATGTAGTTAATAATCACATCGCTGACAGCATCAATTGGCCAGAATACGGTGGTCCACCAGGAGGAGAATTTAAATATATACAGGGTGATGAGTTGACGGTTATGCCTTTTCCCGTGGAAGCAAGGAATACCTCACTCTTTCATGGACCAGAATATACTGATATGGTTAACCAAAGACTATTCGGTTTTTTAGAAGACTGGCGTACGGAGACAAATTATGTTCGCGAATTACTACTACAACATTTAAAATACTGGATTGCTGAGACGGATATTGATGGCTTCCGCTATGATGCTGCGCGTCACATTGGTTTAGATTTTTGGCAACCTTGCGTAGAAGAAATATCAAGATATGCCCACATCCTAGGAAAAAAGGAATTTGTGCAAATAGCTGAGCATGCAGGTAGTACCCACGAACAAGTACTAGAGTACAACCCAGCCAAGTTCTCTGGTTTGATTGACTATCCCACTTACTATGATGTTAAGCAGTCTTTTGGAGATGGTAATTGGCTTTCTGGTCTCACAGACTATTTTTGTGGTTTTCTGCAGCCATCATATTCCTACTATGCAGGTTGGCAAAATAATATTATGTTCTTAGAAAATCAGGACACAAATAGAGTTTTCCATGAGTTTTTAAATCGCACTCATAGCCGGGATCAAGCACGTATTCGCCTACATTTTGCTCTAGCTTGTTTAATATTAGGTCCACAAATACCCTTTATTTACCAAGGAACAGAGCAAGAGTTTGACGGTGCATTAGGCTTATTTCATGATGAAGAAAAATCAAGTTATGTTGGTCATGATTGTTATGTGCGGGAAGATATGTTTGATAATCCCAGTTGCACTTGGAAATTTGGGGTAATCAACCGCAAGACCTTTCAACCTTACAATAGAAACCACCCCACCTTTTTACTAATTCAAAAACTTGCCCACATTCGCTGGCAATACAAATTGATTATAAATGGCACACGCACCTTATTATATGAAAATCACAGTGTATTATGCTTACTTATTCACCATCCCCTTGAGAAATACAGTCTTCTAGCTGCTATGAATATGGGATCTAGAGATATATATAACCATTCTTTTAAAGCTCCTAATGATCATGGTGATTTTCCCGAACCTAATATACTATTTGGAACATCTGGTGGGTCAATCCAAATAGTACCAGGAGAAATTAGTCTACAACTTCCAGCATTTGCATTCGTTTTAGCTCAAGTTTAG